Within Hydrogenophaga sp. PAMC20947, the genomic segment AACTTGATGCTGTCGCGTTCAAAGAAATTCAAAGACCTGACTGAGTTGTCGATGACCTGCCCACCCGACGATAGCCTCGGGGTGTACTTCGCGGGCTGTGCCTTGAATTCGGCACCTGCCATGCGCCTCTTTGAGGCTGGGTGCCACAGGAGTAAGGTCGACGGTATGCTCAAGTCACCAATGCGGCTAAAACCGGAGCGCCTGCCTTGTAGCAAGAACGGCGACAAGGCGCAGATTTGCGACACGGCGACGCTGACGGCGTTGCTGGGCTTGCCAAAGGACTTTGTGGCGAAATCGGACCACCCATGACCGAGCCGCACCCCCATGCCGAGTCGGATCGAAAGGCGCGGATCGCAGCGCTCGTCGAAACCTTGCACGCCACCGAGCTAGAACTTGCGACGCTGATCGCTGCTGAGGTCGACACCGTGGCGAACCAGGCTGACCACAGCCTTCTGCTGCAAAACGCCCAGGCACAGGAACCGCACCAAGATTCAATACCCCACAGGGCGTTGCTCGACGCGCTACCGATCCGCATCGCTCTGCTCGATGCCCATGGCGTGATCGTCGCGGTGAACGAGGCTTGGCGTTGCTTCACCAACGCGAATGGCCTGCGCGACGTCAACCACAGCGTTGGCCGCAACTACCTCGATACCTGCGACCCGTTCCCCGGATCGGGCGCGGCGCTGCGCGCCGTACTCGCCGGGGAAAGCAAGCATTTCTCGGGCGAATACGACAGTGACACGGATGTCGAGCAGCGGCGTTACCTGCTCACGGCAATACCGCTGGAGGCGGGATGCGCTGGCGGCGCGGTGGTCATGCACCTCAACATCAGCGATCGCGCCGAGCAAGCGACACTGCCGAGCGCCCGTTTGCTGCAGGCCGTCGTCGACGGCAGCCCCAACCTCGTCTACGTCAAGGATATTCAGGGGCGCTATCTGCTTTGCAACAAAGCCCTTGCCGACTTTATGGGGCGATCGATCGAACAGATTTTGGGTTGTGACGACCACACTTTATATGGGAAGGCCGACGCCAGAATTCTTGTCGACAATGATCGGGATTTGTTTGCGGCAGGCACTGTGCAGGTTTCCGACAAGTGGCTCACAGGTGTGGGCGGCAGGCGCAACTTCAGGTCAACGCGTGTACCCTACCGCAACGCCCAGGGTGAGCTGGCTGGTGTCATTGGCATCGCCCGGGATATCACCGACGACATCCTGGCACAGCAGGCCTTGCGCGACAGCGAGGCCATGCTGGACATGGCGGGCCAGATGGCCAAGGTGGGCGGCTGGCGAAGGGACATGAGCAACGGGCATCTGTACTGGTCCGACATCGTGGCCAGCCTGCACGACGCACCGGCTGGCTACTCACCCTCGCTGGACGAGGGTATTGCCTCGTTCGTTCCCGAACACCGCGCCGTTGTCCGAAAAGCCGTTGAGCGTTGTGGCAAGTTCGGTATCCCCTACGACCTGGAGGTTGAGAAGATATCGGCCACTGGACGCCGTTTCTGGGTGCGCACGATGGGCGAAGCGGTGCGAGATGCCGCAGGCCGCATCGTGTACACCCAGGGCGCGCTGCAGGACATCACCGAACGCAAGCTGGCCGCGCTTGAAACGCAGAAGCTGGCGGCACGACTGACCAATACGCTGGAGAGCATCACCGACGGCTTCTTCACCGTCGACAGGGACTGGCAGATTACCTACGTCAACGGCGAGGCCGAGCGGCTGTTGGGACGCACCCGCGGCGCGCTGCTCGGGTGTGACTTGTGGGCGGTGTACCCAGATGCGCTGGGCACGGATTTCGACCATGGTTTTCACCGCGCGATGGGCGGAGAAACGGGCATCAGGTTCGAAACTTTCTACCCGCCGTTGGATATGTGGATCGGTGTCGACTGCCACCCCTCTGACGACGGGCTCTCGGTGTATTTCCGCGACGTCAGCGGGAGGCGTGCAGCGCACCAGCAGTTGAAGCTGCTCGAGGCCAGCGTTGCGCAGCTCAATGACATGGTCGTGATCTCCGAGCCGGCACCCGAGCTGCCACAGGGCCTGCGCATCGTGTTTGTCAACGAAGCCTTTGAGCGCCTGACCGGCTATACCCGCGACGAAGTGGTCGGGCGCTCACCTGCCCTGCTGAGTGGGCCGCTGACCGACCGTACCGAGCTCGACCGCATGCTCGCGGCGATCGCCCGTTTCGAACCCGTGCAGGCCGAACTGCTCGAATACACAAAGGACGGCAAATCGCACTGGATCGAGCTCGACATCACACCGGTGGCCGTGTCGGGCGATCGATGCACCCATTTCGTGTCGATTGAACGCGACATCAGCGAGCGCCGCCAAAACGTGGAAGACCTCCGCCAGCTCAACGCAGGGCTTGAAGATCGGGTGCGCCATCGCACCCTGGAGCTGGAGCGTTCGCGCGAACTGGCCGAGCAGGCCAACCACGCCAAGTCCTCTTTCCTGGCGATGATGAGCCACGAGATCCGAACGCCAATGAACGGCGTCGTCGGCATGATCGACGTGCTTGAAGCCAGCCAGCTCCGACCTGATCAGCTCGACCTGGTGAAGACCGCGCGCGCATCGGCATATGCCCTGATGGCTATCGTCGACGACGTGCTCGATTTTTCAAAAATCGAAGCAGGGCAGTTCGACATGGACCACGAGCCGATGGACGTGGCGACGGTCATCGAAAGCGTGTGCGATGCGTTGCATCCCCTGTCCAAGAGCCAGGGGGTTGGCCTTCGGTTCTACACCGACCCGCGCTTGTCGCGGGGGATGTTGGGCGACGCCGCCCGGCTGCGCCAGGTGCTGACGAATCTGCTTGGCAACGCGATCAAGTTCAGCCACGGGCTGGCTCGCAGCGGTTCGGTGTCCTTGCGCGCGCTGTGCGTTGCCGATACGCTGGTGCTGGAGGTGGCCGACAACGGCATCGGCATGGCGCCCGAAACCCTGGAGCGCTTGTTTTCTCCCTTCACCCAGGCTGATGCCAGCACGACACGGCGCTTCGGTGGCACCGGGCTGGGGCTCAGCATTTCGCACCGCTTGGTGTCGTTGATGGGTGGCGAAGTGGCGGTCTGCAGTGTGATGGATGAGGGGACGACCTTCACGGTGCGCCTGCCCATGGTGCCGTTGCCTGACAAAGACACGCAGCCCGAATCGGTGCCACAGCCGCTGGCAGGGTTGCCCTGCCTGGTGGTGGGGAGTTGCACAGGTCTGGGCGCCGATTTGACCGACTACCTGAGTCATGCGGGCGCCTTCGCGACCTGTCAGCAGACCTCGGCGCAGGCCCAGGCCTGGTTGCGCAGCGGTGGCCTGGAGTGCTGTGTCGTCGTCATCGCCGACAACGCCGAAAACAGTGGTGCCATGATCGCGGCCTGCCGCGCCGCCGTGGCGGAGCACCCAGAGCTGGTGCTTGCTTTTGTGGTTGTTGAGGAGAGCGGCCGGGACCGGGCGCACCGGCAGGCGTCGGACCACGAGTGGCTCAGCGGCGAATGTCTGCACCCTGCCAAATTCTTGCGCAGCGTGGCCCAGGCGGCCCGACTCCAATCGCCGGAAGTTGCCCCTGAGATGCCGTTGCATCGGGCTCCTTTGCGCGATGAGATCCCCCATGGCGCTGGCCCGTTGATTCTGGTGGCCGAAGACAACGAGATCAACCAGAAGGTGCTGACACATCAACTCGCGCTGCTGGGCTACCGTGGCGAGATGGTGGCCAATGGCGTCGAGGCACTGGCCTGTTGGCGCCGGGGGGGGCATGCCCTGCTACTGACCGATCTGCACATGCCCGTCATGGACGGCTACACGCTGGCCGCAGCGGTGCGGGCCGAAGAGGGCGGTGCTGCGCGCTTGCCGATCATCGCGTTGACCGCAAACGCCTTGCGAGAGGAAGAGCTGCGCTGCCGCCAGGCCGGCATGGACGCCTACATGAGCAAGCCGGTTCGCCTGGAGCAGTTGAAGGCGACCATCGACGCCTGGTTGCGACCCGCGCCAACGCTGCCGCGCAATGCCGTGATAGACGAAGGGACACCCACCATGCCGCCACCGGTCGACTTGCGCGTGCTCGCCGACCTCCTGGGGGGCGACACGGAAGGGATGCAGGAAGTGCTGGCGTCCTTTCGCGCAAACACGGCTGGCTCTGCACTGGCGATAGCGAAGGCCCACTCCGCCGGTTCGGTGCAGGCCATGTTCGATGTCGCCCACAAGCTGAAGTCGACCGCGCGCGCTATCGGGGCGGTGCACCTTGGGCAGGTTTGCGCCGACATCGAAGCGGCAACCGCCAGCAAGCCGCACACTGCGATGTTCGATTCTCTGGTGGCGAATTTCGAGATCGAGTTGTTGGCCGTTCGTGATTTTCTCGACAAACAACAGGCTTGAGAAGATGGACTTTGAGCACCCCCGACCGGGACGTTGATGTTCGCCTGGATCAGTGGGGGTAGTCCACAGCCCTTGCATCAGGATCGCTTCAAACGTGATGCTGGAAGCATCGATTCGAACCGCAATTGCTTGTCAGAAATGTGAGTTCAAGGGCCGCCTGCGATCGACCGCAAGCGCTGCAATACGGACATATCAGCGCTAAATGAGTTTCCGCTTTGAACGGCGGATTCAACCGGTCGATGCAACACATTCGCTGAACATCTCAGCGGGTGTATGAAAGCCGCCGCATGGTCCAGCCTCATCTGCACCAGAATTCGGCCGATTCCGGGAATCCGATGTTGCATTTCCAGAGTGGACAAACAGCCGGCCGTGCGCGTGAGCCATTGGCTGGCTACGTGGTGCAGCGTGCCGCCTTGGTGACAAGCATTGAGGCGCGCTGCGCTAGCATCACCCACGTCCGGGCAGTCGGATGTTTTTTTGACCAACCCAAGAGATGAGGGCAAGACGCTTATGGACTTCGACCAAGTGGTGCAAGGGCGCCGCAGTATCCGCGGTTACCTGAACAAGCCGGTGCCAGAGGCGCTGGTGCGCGAGGTGCTGGGGCTGGCCATGCGCGCACCGACGTCTCTGAACACCCAGCCTTGGAATTTCTACGTGGTGGCCGGCGAGGTGCTGGACCGCATCCGGCGAGGCAATGTCGAGCGCAACCTGGCCGGCGTACCCCATTCGCGCGAGTTTCGGTTGGGCCCTGACTACGCCGGTGCTCACCGCGAACGGCAGATCGGCGTGGCCAAGCAGTTGTTTGCCGCGATGGACATCGCTCGCGAGGACAAGGCCAAACGCCAGGAGTGGGTTTTGCGCGGCTTCCGCCAGTTCGACGCACCGGTGTCCATCGTCATCACCTACGACCGCGCTATCTACGGCAGCGACGTCGCGCCTTTCGATTGCGGTGGCGTCGTCAATTGCATCGTCAATGCGGCATGGTCACGTGGCTTGGGCACGGTCATCAACAGCCAGGGCATCATGCAGTCGCCAGTGGTGCGGGCCGAGGCCTGCATCCCGGAAGACCAGGTGATCCAGACCTGCGTCGCAATGGGCTGGCCTGACGACAGTTTTCCGGCCAACGCGGTCGTATCTCAGCGCAAATCGCTAGACGAAGCTGCGGTGTTCCTGGGGTTTGACGACTGACCAGCGCTGGCCCGATGCGGGCGCAGATGGCATTGAACTGTCCGACTGCTTTCGCACGCCGATTCAAGCGGTCATTCGCGGAACAGGGGCCTCAAGCGACCGCTGGTTGAGACAGACCGGTCGCTCGATCAAGACCGGCCGTGGCAAGTCCCGGGGAGGAGTTCTTACACCCAGGTTGAGCCGATGCGCCCCACCCAGAGAGTAGGGTTCGCCTAACAAATTCAACCATCGAGGGTTGAGAGATGCAATCCACTCAGCCGTTCGAGATGCGGTCGACCAGCGCCTTGGTGAATTCTGCCGTGGTTGCCTTGCCACCCAAATCGCCTGTCCGGACTTTGTCGACGTTCAGCGTCGCATCGAGCGCCTGGCGCAGGCGTGTGGCTTTTTCCGTGAGTTTGACGTGGTCAAGCATCAACGCGGCTGCAAGCAGCAGGGCTGTGGGGTTGGCGACCCCCTTGCCAGCGATGTCCGGCGCTGAGCCGTGGACCGCTTCAAAGATCGCCGCATCTGCACCGATGTTGGCCCCCGGTGCCATGCCGAGTCCGCCGACCAGGCCCGCCACCAGATCGGACAGGATGTCGCCAAAAAGGTTGGTGGTGACCAGCATGTCGAATTGCAATGGGTTGAGCACCAGCTTCATTGCGCAGGCGTCAACGATGATGGTGTCGAGTTCAAACTTGCCTTTGTACTTGCGTTCGTACAACTCCAGGCCAGTTTCCAGAAAAATGCCCGTGAGCGCTTTCATGATGTTGGCTTTGTGCACGATCGTGACCTTTTTGCGGCCAGCGGCGATGGCGTGTTCAAAGGCGAACTCCAGCAGCCGGCGACTGCCTGCGCGGGTGTTGATCCCCGTGCCCATCGCCACGGCATGCGGGTCGTCATCGATTTGCACGTAATGCTCGTGTCCGATGTACAGACCTTCAAGGTTCTCGCGCACCACGACGAGGTCGACGTTGTCGAAGCGCCCACCGGGAATGATGGTTCGGGCTGGCCGCAGGTTGGCGTACAGCTTGAACTCTTCGCGCAGCCGCACATTCGATGACCGGTAGCCCCCACCCGAGGGCGTTTCCAGGGGGCCCTTGAGCGCCAGGCGCGTGCGGTGGATGCTGTCAAGGGTGGCCTGTGGCAAGGGGTCTCCGGCCTGCTCGACGCCTTCGAGCCCCGCGATCTGTCGGTCCCAGTCGAAAGGCGCCTTGAGTGCCTCAAGAGCAGCCAGCGTGGCATCGACGATCTCGGGACCAATGCCATCGCCAGGGATCAGGGTGGCAGGGATCAATGTTGTCATGGTAGAGGTCCTGGAAAGGGTGATGATTAAAGTGAAAACCTGAAAGCGCCGTCCGGCACGCGCAGGGGTGACCGGTTCACGCCTTCTTGACCATGGCAGATTTCAGCTGCATGGCCCCAACGCCATCCCCCTTACAGTCGATGTCGTGGTCGCCTTCAAGGCGGCGGTTGTTGCGGGCCTTGGTGCCCACCTTGAGCACCAGCGACGAGCCCTTGCGCTTGAGGTCCTTGATCATCGTCACTACCGTCGTTGAGTTTATTGCCCCAGCATCGCGCCAGTCACTGACGGTCTCGGTAGTTTCGGCTTCATCACCCGCGCGCCATGCGTGGCCGCAACCGGGGCAGGCGAGCAGATCGCCGTCCGGGTAGGCCATGGTGGGTTGGCATTTTGGGCAGGTAGGAAAACGCATTGGAATCAAAAAATGCAGTGCAAAACCGAAGGGAAAGAACGCTCAAGTAGGTGCTTCGGGCAAGCGGCGCAGCACGCCGGCCAGATCGTCGGCATAGTCGCCCTCGGCCAAAGTGTCGAGCACGCCGGTCTTCCAGAGCTTGGCGCGCACACGGTGATTGGCCTCGCACAGCATCACGCGCACGCCACGCTTTTGCAGCTTGCGCACCACGTCCTGCAGCGCCTGAAGGCCTGTGAAGTCCATGAAGGGCACCAGTCGCAGGCGCAGGATCAGCACCTTCGGGTCGGTGCGGGTCTGCAGCAGAATGCGCTCCAGGCTTTCCACTGCACCGAAGAAGAAGGGACCGTTGATCTCGTAGACCAACACGCCATCGGGCAGCACCGACTGTCCCAGCTCCTGCAGGGTAGGTTTGAGGTCGTCCTCGTCCAGCGACTGCACCTCCACCGACGCGGCCATGCGGCGCAGGAATTGCAGCGTGGCCAGGATGACACCCACGTTGACAGCCACCACCAGATCGGCGAACACCGTGAGCACAAAAGTGATGACGAGGATCAGCCCGTCGGCCCGTGGCGCCCGCAGCAGAATGTGCAGGAAGTGCGGAATCTCGCTCATGTTGTAGGCCACCACGAACAGGATGGCCGCCAGCGCCGCGAGCGGGATGTTCTGCGCCAGTGGCGCCAGGAACAGGATCACCGCCACCAGGGTCAGCGTGTGCGTGACGCCCGCCAGCGGGCTGGTGCCGCCGTTGCGCACATTGGTCGCGGTGCGCGCGATGGCGCCGGTGGCAGCGAAGCCGCCGAACAAGGGGGCCACGATGTTGGCCAGACCCTGGCCTACCAGCTCCTGGTTCGAGTCGTGTTTGGTGCCGGTCATGCCATCAGCCACCACCGCCGACAGCAGCGACTCGATGGCGCCCAGCATGGCGATGGTGAAGGCTGGCCCGATGAGCTGGATCATCTGCGTCAGCGTCACCGTGGGAATGGACAGGCTGGGTAAGCCCAGCGGAATGCCGCCGAAGGCCGTGCCGATGGTGGCCACGCCCGGTATCTGCCAGACCGACTGAATCACCGTGGCCACCACCATCGCCGTGAGCGGCCCTGGCACCCGCGAC encodes:
- a CDS encoding isocitrate/isopropylmalate family dehydrogenase; amino-acid sequence: MTTLIPATLIPGDGIGPEIVDATLAALEALKAPFDWDRQIAGLEGVEQAGDPLPQATLDSIHRTRLALKGPLETPSGGGYRSSNVRLREEFKLYANLRPARTIIPGGRFDNVDLVVVRENLEGLYIGHEHYVQIDDDPHAVAMGTGINTRAGSRRLLEFAFEHAIAAGRKKVTIVHKANIMKALTGIFLETGLELYERKYKGKFELDTIIVDACAMKLVLNPLQFDMLVTTNLFGDILSDLVAGLVGGLGMAPGANIGADAAIFEAVHGSAPDIAGKGVANPTALLLAAALMLDHVKLTEKATRLRQALDATLNVDKVRTGDLGGKATTAEFTKALVDRISNG
- a CDS encoding nitroreductase, with the translated sequence MDFDQVVQGRRSIRGYLNKPVPEALVREVLGLAMRAPTSLNTQPWNFYVVAGEVLDRIRRGNVERNLAGVPHSREFRLGPDYAGAHRERQIGVAKQLFAAMDIAREDKAKRQEWVLRGFRQFDAPVSIVITYDRAIYGSDVAPFDCGGVVNCIVNAAWSRGLGTVINSQGIMQSPVVRAEACIPEDQVIQTCVAMGWPDDSFPANAVVSQRKSLDEAAVFLGFDD
- a CDS encoding SulP family inorganic anion transporter, encoding MITILEAKRSGQFGKGRLLPNVVAGVIVGVVALPLAMAFAIASGARPEQGIYTAIIGGFMVSLLGGSRVQIAGPTGAFIAILAGVTAKYGIDGLRMATLMAGFILLFMGVAKMGAVIRFIPAPVIVGFTSGIGVIIFVGQWRDFLGLPVTGGEHFHEKLIHLLGVITQVHVPTLAVGVLSLLLVLYSSRIRGMSRVPGPLTAMVVATVIQSVWQIPGVATIGTAFGGIPLGLPSLSIPTVTLTQMIQLIGPAFTIAMLGAIESLLSAVVADGMTGTKHDSNQELVGQGLANIVAPLFGGFAATGAIARTATNVRNGGTSPLAGVTHTLTLVAVILFLAPLAQNIPLAALAAILFVVAYNMSEIPHFLHILLRAPRADGLILVITFVLTVFADLVVAVNVGVILATLQFLRRMAASVEVQSLDEDDLKPTLQELGQSVLPDGVLVYEINGPFFFGAVESLERILLQTRTDPKVLILRLRLVPFMDFTGLQALQDVVRKLQKRGVRVMLCEANHRVRAKLWKTGVLDTLAEGDYADDLAGVLRRLPEAPT
- a CDS encoding PAS domain-containing protein; the encoded protein is MTEPHPHAESDRKARIAALVETLHATELELATLIAAEVDTVANQADHSLLLQNAQAQEPHQDSIPHRALLDALPIRIALLDAHGVIVAVNEAWRCFTNANGLRDVNHSVGRNYLDTCDPFPGSGAALRAVLAGESKHFSGEYDSDTDVEQRRYLLTAIPLEAGCAGGAVVMHLNISDRAEQATLPSARLLQAVVDGSPNLVYVKDIQGRYLLCNKALADFMGRSIEQILGCDDHTLYGKADARILVDNDRDLFAAGTVQVSDKWLTGVGGRRNFRSTRVPYRNAQGELAGVIGIARDITDDILAQQALRDSEAMLDMAGQMAKVGGWRRDMSNGHLYWSDIVASLHDAPAGYSPSLDEGIASFVPEHRAVVRKAVERCGKFGIPYDLEVEKISATGRRFWVRTMGEAVRDAAGRIVYTQGALQDITERKLAALETQKLAARLTNTLESITDGFFTVDRDWQITYVNGEAERLLGRTRGALLGCDLWAVYPDALGTDFDHGFHRAMGGETGIRFETFYPPLDMWIGVDCHPSDDGLSVYFRDVSGRRAAHQQLKLLEASVAQLNDMVVISEPAPELPQGLRIVFVNEAFERLTGYTRDEVVGRSPALLSGPLTDRTELDRMLAAIARFEPVQAELLEYTKDGKSHWIELDITPVAVSGDRCTHFVSIERDISERRQNVEDLRQLNAGLEDRVRHRTLELERSRELAEQANHAKSSFLAMMSHEIRTPMNGVVGMIDVLEASQLRPDQLDLVKTARASAYALMAIVDDVLDFSKIEAGQFDMDHEPMDVATVIESVCDALHPLSKSQGVGLRFYTDPRLSRGMLGDAARLRQVLTNLLGNAIKFSHGLARSGSVSLRALCVADTLVLEVADNGIGMAPETLERLFSPFTQADASTTRRFGGTGLGLSISHRLVSLMGGEVAVCSVMDEGTTFTVRLPMVPLPDKDTQPESVPQPLAGLPCLVVGSCTGLGADLTDYLSHAGAFATCQQTSAQAQAWLRSGGLECCVVVIADNAENSGAMIAACRAAVAEHPELVLAFVVVEESGRDRAHRQASDHEWLSGECLHPAKFLRSVAQAARLQSPEVAPEMPLHRAPLRDEIPHGAGPLILVAEDNEINQKVLTHQLALLGYRGEMVANGVEALACWRRGGHALLLTDLHMPVMDGYTLAAAVRAEEGGAARLPIIALTANALREEELRCRQAGMDAYMSKPVRLEQLKATIDAWLRPAPTLPRNAVIDEGTPTMPPPVDLRVLADLLGGDTEGMQEVLASFRANTAGSALAIAKAHSAGSVQAMFDVAHKLKSTARAIGAVHLGQVCADIEAATASKPHTAMFDSLVANFEIELLAVRDFLDKQQA
- a CDS encoding alkylphosphonate utilization protein — translated: MAYPDGDLLACPGCGHAWRAGDEAETTETVSDWRDAGAINSTTVVTMIKDLKRKGSSLVLKVGTKARNNRRLEGDHDIDCKGDGVGAMQLKSAMVKKA